One window from the genome of Diabrotica virgifera virgifera chromosome 6, PGI_DIABVI_V3a encodes:
- the LOC126886507 gene encoding uncharacterized protein LOC126886507, translated as MPLTCIVVNCGSRSKRDKVSFFAIPKPLKFKHAIHLNELTVKRRKKWIRAIRRADLTESKLKYQKVCSKHFIQGQPAKLEDVNDPDWIPTQNMGYSRGPVKRKQDIERLERVKKRSSTKVSQEDNDTFIENENNTVSESNTTAMYEDSTGTETQTELTSDDIEQMAQQLKFANKKIDELTRRINKTILSFESLETDNPKCLYYTGLNFSVLKSVFDRIKPFIPSSSVTVLDPSQQYLLTLMKMRLNLDFKYLAYQFGISQSTCSTYFNTIISIMYQRFKNSIKWPDREIIKKNMPSCFREVFHDKTTIIIDCFEVFIQKPASYLTQQQTWSNYKHHNTVKFLIGITPQGCISYISKAWGGRTSDKQIVELSGFLDKIEPQDIVIADRGFLIKEFLDVLQAKLVIPAFTKGKKQLLPLELEETRNIAQVRIHVERVIGSIKNKFNIFSEPLPISMLTHVTDGINIVDKIIFIACVLINLCPPIVPI; from the exons ATGCCACTAACATGTAttgtagtgaactgtggaagcaGGTCGAAAAGGGATAAAGTATCTTTTTTTGCTATTCCCAAACCACTGAAGTTTAAACATGCTATCCACTTGAATGAATTAACTGTTAAACGCAGAAAAAAATGGATAAGGGCCATACGAAGAGCAGACCTGACAGaatcaaaattaaaatatcaaaaagtgTGTTCCAAACATTTTATTCAAG gACAACCTGCAAAACTTGAAGATGTAAATGATCCTGATTGGATACCAACCCAAAATATGGGTTACTCTAGGGGACCTGTAAAACGAAAGCAGGACATTGAAAGACTGGAAAGAGTAAAGAAAAGATCTTCCACAAAGGTTTCACAAGAGGACAATGATACATTTATTGAG aatgaaaacaatacagTAAGTGAAAGTAACACTACAGCAATGTATGAAGACAGTACTGGAACCGAAACTCAAACTGAGTTAACCTCAGATGATATTGAACAGATGGCTCAACAATTAAAATttgcaaataaaaaaattgacgagTTGACTCGCAGAATTAATAAGACCATTTTAAGTTTCGAGTCACTAGAAACGGACAATCCGAAATGTTTATATTATACCGGtttaaatttttctgttttgAAGTCAGTATTTGACAGAATTAAACCATTTATTCCATCATCCTCAGTAACTGTTTTAGATCCCTCTCAACAATATTTGTTGACATTGATGAAAATGAGACTTAATCTAGATTTTAAATATTTGGCCTACCAATTTGGCATTTCTCAATCAACATGTTCCACCTATTTTAATACCATCATCTCAATAATGTATCAAAGATTTAAAAATAGCATAAAATGGCCAGATcgggaaattattaaaaaaaacatgccTTCTTGCTTTAGAGAAGTCTTTCATGATAAGACCACAATTATCATTGATTGCTTTGAGGTGTTTATCCAAAAACCAGCTAGTTATTTAACCCAGCAGCAAACATGGTCAAACTATAAACATCATAACACAGTTAAATTCCTTATTGGAATTACTCCCCAAGGCTGTATTTCATATATCAGTAAAGCATGGGGAGGAAGAACATCAGATAAACAAATAGTAGAGCTCTCTGgttttttggataaaatagaaCCCCAAGATATTGTGATAGCAGATCgaggttttttaataaaagaatttttaGATGTGTTACAAGCAAAGCTAGTAATTCCAGCTTTTACCAAGGGGAAAAAACAATTGCTTCCACTAGAGCTggaagaaactagaaacattgcACAGGTTAGAATCCACGTAGAAAGAGTTATTGgctccattaaaaataaatttaatattttttcagagCCACTTCCGATTTCTATGTTAACCCATGTTACTGATGGTATAAATATAGTTGATAAGATAATTTTTATAGCATgtgttttgattaatttatgcCCTCCTATTGTtccaatttaa
- the LOC126886506 gene encoding uncharacterized protein LOC126886506: MRAYKSLAAYKYFKSGFVEKVGFKVINDLVLLIGKVQHSMRARETKLRVWIIAETGGSICTAHCTCMAGLGEVCSHVTAVLYAAEHAAYLKQQKNEKNVACTDVKSTWPVPTQSGTHPIEAASLDWGKVIEEKNYKEIPPMDDSEMLDLLQELQNSNCDAVLMRHVEPFASQLSDENNEKVSIPVLFNVYHKKYEKMPLDDLIQLGMKCKMEVTQNIRREIEDKTQDQRKCAEWYRQRTGRVTASIFKDVCRTNVEKPSLSLIKSICYPRKISTRAIRWGINHEQLAIDAYKKETSRNHRDFIVNTIGLVVCMKWPQLGASPDGFVYCDCCAAGTLEEKCPFSLRENGNLQEYASRKDSCLECDKTGTVKMNKKHKYYYQVQAQIFICKLNYCDFVVWCPNFIFIERVLPDIKFWEEIKDKVLNFHAKVIMPELLGRYYTSRVPGGNITKWCFCNNVDDGQPMVQCSYENCNIFWFHIGCVNLLEKPKTRWTCSICNQKLFHDYAT, encoded by the exons ATGAGAGCTTATAAAAGTTTAGCAGCTTACAAATATTTCAAGTCTGGCTTTGTAGAAAAAGtgggttttaaagttattaatgaTCTGGTGCTTTTAATAGGCAAG gtgCAGCATTCAATGAGAGCTAGAGAAACCAAATTAAGAGTTTGGATTATCGCTGAAACAGGTGGTAGTATTTGTACTGCGCATTGTACTTGCATGGCAGGTCTTGGGGAAGTATGTAGCCATGTTACAGCAGTTTTGTACGCTGCAGAGCATGCAGCATATTTGAAGCAgcagaaaaatgaaaagaatgtAGCGTGTACAGATGTCAAATCAACTTGGCCAGTTCCAACGCAAAGTGGTACACATCCAATAGAAGCTGCTTCACTAGACTGGGGGAAAGtgatagaagaaaaaaattataaggaAATTCCTCCAATGGATGATAGCGAAATGTTGGACTTGCTGCAAGAATTgcaaaattccaattgtgacgCTGTTTTGATGAGGCATGTAGAGCCATTTGCGTCACAACTGTcagatgaaaataatgaaaaagttagtaTACCAGTCCTTTTTAATGTGTaccataaaaaatatgaaaaaatgccTCTAGATGATCTCATTCAACTAGGTATGAAATGTAAAATGGAGGTAACCCAGAATATACGAAGAGAAATAGAAGATAAGACACAGGACCAAAGGAAATGTGCAGAGTGGTATAGACAAAGGACTGGTAGAGTAACAGCTTCAATTTTTAAAGATGTCTGTAGAACCAATGTGGAGAAACCATCCCTATCTTTGATCAAATCAATATGTTACCCTCGCAAAATTTCTACAAGGGCAATAAGATGGGGGATAAATCACGAACAGCTGGCAATTGATGCTTATAAAAAAGAAACTAGCAGGAATCATAGAGACTTTATAGTGAATACAATTGGCTTGGTAGTGTGCATGAAATGGCCTCAGTTAGGTGCCTCACCTGATGGATTTGTGTATTGTGACTGTTGTGCTGCGGGTACCTTAGAAGAAAAGTGTCCATTTTCTCTTCGAGAAAATGGAAATTTACAGGAGTATGCAAGTCGAAAGGACTCCTGTCTTGAATGTGATAAAACTGGTAcagtaaaaatgaataaaaaacataagTACTATTACCAGGTGCAAGcacaaatatttatttgtaaactTAATTATTGTGACTTTGTTGTCTGGTGTCCTAATTTTATATTTATCGAAAGAGTTTTACCAGACATAAAATTTTGGGAAGAAATTAAAGATAAAGTcctaaattttcatgcaaaagtAATTATGCCTGAACTTTTAGGACGTTATTACACTTCCAGAGTACCAGGTGGCAATATAACAAAGTGGTGTTTTTGCAATAATGTCGATGATGGCCAACCTATGGTTCAATGCTCATATGAGAATTGTAATATTTTCTGGTTCCATATTGGGTGTGTAAATTTATTAGAAAAACCCAAAACTAGGTGGACATGTTCAATATGCAACCAGAAACTATTTCATGATTATGCCACATAA